One genomic window of Danio rerio strain Tuebingen ecotype United States chromosome 24, GRCz12tu, whole genome shotgun sequence includes the following:
- the igic1s1 gene encoding Ig kappa-b4 chain C region — protein MKKINVLCELQSVKRSEVFVQPLYQFVSLWWTFGSGTKLDVGTVSPPQVSVLPPSSAEISSKRTATLLCVANKGFPSDWRLVWKVLKPDGSSSSGGQESSSAGLLEKDGLYSWSSSLTLTEQQWMESVSVSCEATRSGQPALTAGDTVRRQQCSE, from the exons ATGAAGAAGATTAATGTGctgtgtgaac TTCAGTCAGTGAAGCGTTCAGAGGTTTTTGTTCAGCCGCTCTATCAGTTTGTATCACTGTGGTGGACTTTCGGCAGCGGCACCAAACTGGATGTTGGCA CCGTCTCTCCTCCTCAAGTGAGCGTCCTGCCGCCCTCCAGTGCAGAGATCTCCTCCAAGCGGACGGCTACACTGCTGTGTGTGGCCAACAAGGGCTTCCCGTCAGACTGGAGGCTGGTCTGGAAGGTCCTCAAGCCTGACGGGAGCAGCAGCAGCGGGGGTCAGGAGAGCAGCAGTGCTGGGCTCCTGGAGAAGGACGGTCTGTACAGCTGGAGCAGCAGCCTGACTCTCACTGAGCAGCAGTGGATGGAGAGCGTCTCAGTGAGCTGTGAGGCCACACGGAGCGGCCAGCCTGCGCTCACTGCAGGAGACACTGTGAGAAGACAGCAGTGTTCAGAGTAg